AGTGCAAGCAAATCCTGTAGCACTACCAACTTGCAGGTGGTACTGTGCAGTACAGGTGAAAGCATGGGCACCTAAACTTCTACTGAACCTCATCTTTATGTGATTGGCATTGGTTACCCATTGATGATGACAGCTGGGTGGGATTCCCCCTCATGTACAGCAAGGTAAACTGGAGAAAAGTGGTTGTGATTGTTGTTACATTGAACAAgaaaacatgcacacacaatgtGCATGTGCATTTATTGCTAAGGAGAATCTGTATATGTCTAATAAAATATTTGATTGTGTGGCAACAGTGACATAATTAATACTTGTGTCTATGTAACCAAAGTCTACTTCCAAGTTGTAGCTAGGAAGTTATAGCTATATGAGGTGGATCAGTTGATGTGATGGTATGTTACAGTAGCATATAAATTAATAGATAGTGTAATACAGCTGCATGGCAATTATACTATTTATTTTTAATGAATATGAGTGGCCAATAACCTCTGGCTCAGGTGCCAAGTAACCTATTATGTGATCATTTGGTTCCTTCATTAAGTGCTTCTATGAATGTTGAGCAATTTCATGGTGCTGTCACCCAATGCGGAATTTTTATAgctgtgtacatgtgcatgtgctgtgtgtgtgtgtgtgtgtttgtgtgtgtgtgtgtgtgtgtgtgtgtgtgtgtgtgtgtgtgtgtgtgtgcgtgtgcgtgtgcgtgtgcgtgtgcgtgtgcgtgtgcgtgtgcgtgtgcgtgtgcgtgtgtgcgtgtgtgcgtgtgtgcataggcggcggaaaggggggggggggagctagggggctaaagccccctctcggtctgctgagggggggcttagccccccccctcagaatgatatcgcACCGAAATtgtctttcttggagtggggctgaaaaccgtgataaagatcgagatactctaatagagcagtcactctaataaagtagtcagtgtgtagcgagctatgtaaggatttttatgtagtttatcagctagaaatggtagctggtgaggtggaaagctcttgtcagttggttatgaccttttttttttttttggtctcaccttaccaaactataaaaataagtctgggtcagcccagcggagccccacctcatatcaactacttgctccgccgctgGTGTTGAGTAAacattgcaacttcagcctagctgtaggttgaagaccaaaaaaaaaaaaaaaaaaaggtcttcacctactgacaatagctacccctcaccatagataccctcaatttcgtgctacatactgcacttactaacaaatgagcgtggctgagcgtatgttggtaatacgataagtgggcgtggctcacgaaagagctacgcgatagcgtttataagtttccacgtcgtcaaacgaacaatttcgtttctcacgtgatccaatccgggtcagacccggatgacccggagaaaatgtgacccggacgacccggtttcaacgctgatttgtacccatttgaatttaGAATTTAGAATTCaagataaaaataattatccCAATATTTTGCCATACCACCTTAAAGAAGCTGACATCAGTACTGGAATGCTTCAGAATATTGTTGAAGGaagtcaatggcggatccaggatggggcatttggggcaaatgccccccccccccccccttcaagaaattgcatacaagatcgagatactctaatggagcagtcaattactctaataaagcagtcacaatgttcgaggcagtgtagcttacctatgaagctataaataggattttattttacataacagacgtgatatagttggtaaggataactagctattattgccgtgacctttttttttttttttttttttttggtcttcaactggttttcagcaagtttttttggtcttcaactgtttttcagaaaggtgacccccctctttccaaactctggatccgcccctggaagtGGCCCACTATAGTGGCTTCCTGATTTTACTCTGGTGAGATAAAGATTCATATCAGATCAACAGAGAAATGGGGATCCTGTCACACAGAACATGATGAAGGATATACTAATATTGCTAACTATCAACATCTTCTAGACCTCACCAAGGGATTGTACCTTGAGATGTACCGCCATAGTTCTTTGGAAAAGTATCGTATTAAATACATTGTAGTAGATATCAACCTGGACTAGAACTATTAGTGACTATATAGTGCGTAGTGTGGAACATGTAGAATTTGTTGTAGGAGAATAATGTAGTGCTGTTGTTCCTTATGTATTGCCTTTTGTTTATAGAAAACAtgcacaatatatatatatatgtgtgtgtatgtacagaaCATGTTGAGCACATGTATGGAATTACATTGAAATttagctcatttgtagtataaccatctggttggctgaTATGATGTTTCCGAGAAAGATTACATTTTtcttttttagctgttttctcaggactCAGTTTAATGTGTGCATACTACGTATAGTGGATATCACTATGGTGGCTCCAATATGAAGTTGTACAAAATAGCAGCACTGATAACAGGAGACACAGTTAGGTTTAACATGCAGAAGGCTGAAGAAGACAAAGCTCTTCGTTTCCTTGAAGGTCAGTAATAATATAGTATTAAACTGCTAGGTATTCCTGAATGGTTAGGTAGAGGAAGTTAACGGTCACTGTTTTCCCTGTAAGAACAAAATGTTGTACTACTTGTAATAACCCAAAGCCATTGATTGCCGCTAGAGTGCCAACCATGCTGCTTTAATGTCTTCAGATGTAAACACTAGCTTGTTATTGTTTAGGATCTCAAGTGAAAGCTTACCAGTTGCTTTATTATCTTGTTATATATTCTGGCAAGGTTGCAAGATTAGTGATAGTGTTCTCAAGTGTATGACCAGACTTGGCATATTTGAcagataatattattattaataaaatgTGTCAGTTATTGGTTATAGCTATAGCATTTTATTGCAATCATTCATTACTAAAAGTCTGAGGTATTGAAACCATTCTCAAATCAAACCTTAGCTAGCTAGTGATTTCATATCCACTTCATAACATAATTTGATAATATAAAtattaactagctagctatcaatGTAACCCAATGATGTGTAATTGTAactatgtatagctatagcttaaCTGCTCCATTGTGTATGTGACTTACTGATCAGCAGGTTGACCCAGATAAACTTTGAGTTTGCCACAAAGGCTATAGTCATTGCAATAATTGTTTCGGTTTGGTTAGCTGTTGTAAGAGTCTTCCTTTTCCCTGCTATTGATAAACACATTGATCCATTAATTCTTCACTCCTAGaaacaattagctagctatgtagttatGTATGCATCTCTGTATAAAACTTTTGATAGCTATATGTATTTTTAGCTATCCACAGAGCAGTGGGATGATAACCATGGCAATGCATGGTTAAAAGATTTTAGattcctgcagagagattaatAAAACTTGGCTAGATAACTATACTGGTTTGCATTACAAGCCACTGTTTAACAGCTCTATTTTGGCATATAATTACACGCTGTAAATCTAGAATAAAACATGCATTATATTATATGTAAAAATTcaagtacatatatatagtTAACTACGTACTATCAACAGATTGCTTGTTTTCATTGTCACATAATGTGTCATCATTGTAACAAATGAATGGGGATGGAATGATTTGTGTTAAGTATTACATAGAATTCATGATCACAGCACTTTACTAAAAAATCATCTGATAACTTAAGTGATAGCCTGTACAGCCACTAAGTAGCTATCACTATTATACTGCCATACTGTACATCTTGCAGAGCTACATAACTCCAAaggtatcaggggcggatccagagtttggaaagaggggggggcaccttgctgaaaaacagttgaagaccaaaaaaaaaaaaaaaaaaaggtcacaacaataatagctagtgatcctttaccaaatatatcacgtctgttatgtaaaataaaatcctatttatagcttcataggtaagctacactgcctcatgaacattgtgactgctttattagattaactgtctgctctattagagtatctcgatcttgtatgcaatttcttgaaggggggggcatttgccccaaatgccccatcctggatctgccattgggtatatatatatatacatttattaAAACTGTATATGCAGCTGTCCACAAGATCTAACAAgttaatgtatatagctaccttTTTGGTTTTTATAATTGAGTAGATTTTATTAGAATTGAATCACAATAAAGACACGAACTAAAAACAAGCCTTATAAGGCTGTAGTCATGATATTATGTACAACACAATAAGACATTCTCCTGGTAGCAGCTTCACATGCAACTATATATGGGTATATGACTATGTCTACCACTTAGTGCAGGTACTTGCATATGAAGAGTGTTCTTTGGTCTCATCAACCACACTATCTCACTGCATGTCAGTCAGACAAGTGGAAATAGAACTAGAGAAATAGAAGATAAgaaacagaaatggtcaaatcattatcaacattatgtatgtgtatatctTAGAATAAAAACCTCagttttacaaagaccaccccTTGTACAGAGACCGCATTGTAATTAGGTTCTAATTAAAGTACAGTTAAAGATGTAATTGATTAGACCATTTCATGATcatctttataaagaccacctctttacatgaCAATATTTGATAAGCTctaaacatgtatttcatgacagGGGTCGACTGTAAATTAACttgtagactagctaagtcatcaatattaaaagttagctactccatAACCATTTTAACTATTACACATTAAATTAACACTACTGAGATTCACCAAGCATTCTAGTTAATTGATATAGTGCTCGAAAACTGCACCTACTGTTTCCAGATAAGACATCATATGATGGGAGTATATGCATGCAGTACTGGTATGCTTGTCAAGCTAAAGTGGCTCCAAGAGGTCCCAATGACTGCTCATATAGTCTTTAGTCTCCTCATTAGAGCCATACATCTATACACCTACTGCAGCTATACCACATATGTCCTTCATGTGTCTTTGTTTTCTGAGGTTGTAGGAACAACTTCCTgcaggcactgtcagttaattagaaCCATAATTTGCAAACCTGTTTATGCTATAGATAATGATTTAAATTTTATGGCttcaagggagtagctaactttcaatgttgatgacttagctagtctatataccaATATTCTATGACAACTATAtcccatcaattcacaggccatcaatgtgggtccctggtgggatagttaccaaaacattcttgactgctctattagaatatttttaaTGCAGGCGACTGCTATTAGAGTGTTTCCATCATTAGCAGTCTAATAGAGGATCCAAACAGTGTTGCAAAGTAACATTGTGCAGTGTAATCCAATCAGTCCAACCTATATAAttacatgatgacctttatcaggcattttccgtggGTCGCTTTCTGTTTCCCATTTTCctcgaattctacttacccaatGTCATCTCCCATATTTTGGTCTACACTTCACTCAACAGCAAGTCATCTGTCTATCTGCATCACTTAATCTGTACCAGAATGTGTTATACAAAAATATTCCATGCAAGTGTAGTGTAACTAGTACACTGTTCATAAGTAGATGATGACCTTAAGCGTCTAGCCTTATAATAAGCCATGAAATCAATATTTGGAACTTAGCTATCATTACAATGTGAataggtggtctttgtaaagagggtggcCTTTATAAAAGGTGGTCATGAAGTAGTTTTATTTATAGGGTCATTgtaatgtggtctttgtatggagtggtctttataagaaggtggttaTTGAGAAGTGACCACTAAACAAGGGGGTTATGACAGACTGTAGTAATTAGTGACATTCCTTAGTGATTAGATGCATTGTTTGTACAGACTTTCTTAATCTTATTCACATGTTTTTGTACTTAGTTAAATATATTCGTGTGTTTTTGTGTAACCTGTTTTCCCTCCTTTGGTTTTGTAATTAATTGCCCTTGTACTTATTTTCTCATGTGTGTTTTGTACTGTTTAATTATCCATTGTTCTGTACCTGTGGTTTTATGGTTTtatttgtgtgtataaatactgTGTAGTAGTTGTACTTGTTCAGTTGTTGTATGCTGCTGTCTTAAAGTTATTAAAGTTATTGTCAAGTTACGACATACTGGCGACGAGGATAAACCATGGCCACACATAGCCGCCTGCGAGAGTTCAACCCTGCTGTAGAAGACTGGACCTCCTATGCAGAGAGGTTGGAGTTCTACTTTGCTGCCAATGAGGTGAAGGAGGCTGAGAAGCAGAGAGCTGTCCTTTTCAGTGTCTGTGGTGCTGCTACTTACAAGCTCATCAAGAACCTTCTGGCTCCTACTAAGCCTGTTGACGCTACCTTCAAGGACATTGTGAAACTGTTGACTGAACATTACCAGCCAAAACCTTCCAAAGTTGTGCAACGTTATTTATTTAATTCTCGTGTTCGCAAGCAGGGTGAGTCTGTTGCTACCTACATAGCTGAGCTTAAACATCTGTCTGAACATTGTGAGTTTGCAGGCATACTGGAAGATATGCTATGTGATCGCCTGGTATGTGGCATCAATGATAGCTGTATTCAACGCCGTTTGCTGGCTGAACCAGACCTTAACTACAAGAAGGCATATGAACTTGTTCTTGCTTTAGAAGCAGCGGATAAAAGTGCTCAAGAGTTGCAAGCCAAATCCTCCAGTGTCAACTTTGTGAAACCTAATAAAGACAGATCTTCAAAACCTATTGTTTGCCATAGATGTGGAGGCCCTCACAAAGCTCCAGAGTGTACTTTCCAGAAGGCCAAGTGCCACAAGTGTGGGAAAGTAGGTCACATTGCTAAGGTGTGTCGTTCCAGGGCCAAACCTCTGAAGTCCACAGCAGCTAAAGCTCCTCAACAGCAGCATTCACTCCAGTTAGATGAATTGTCTTCAGATTCTGAATCAGAGTGCCCTGAGTATGGCATGCACAATGTCACTGTTGGCCATTCTGACCCAATTGTTGCCACAATTGAGATCAACAACTCAAAACTACTAATGGAGATTGACACAGGGGCATCCAGATCTATTGTTGGTGAGAACACTTTCAAGCAATTATGGCCTGAAGAGCAGCAACCAACCATAACCCCAGCCAAGGTGAAGTTAAGAACATACACTGGTGAGCTGATTCCTGTTTTAGGTGTGGCTACAGTAACTGTTAATCACCATAATCAGTGTAAAGTGCTTGAGTTATTAGTTGCTGCAGGTGCTGGACCTAGCTTGATTGGTCATGACTGGCTTCATGAACTGAAACTTGACTGGACTACTATCCACAGTGTACATACAAGCTGAGAATAAGCTGCAGGCACTCCTCCAGCAGTATTCAACAGTGTTCAATGATGAGACTGGAAGATTCCAAGGAGTTGAGGCCAAGATTGTTGTTGATCCAGCTGTACCACCAAAGTTTTGTAGAGCCCGTACAGTCCCACATGCTTTAAAGCCTAAAGTGGAGATAGAACTGAAACGACTACAGCAGACTGGCATCATTAAGCCAATTGAACATTCTGACTGGGCAGCTCCAATTGTGCCAGTTGTCAAGAAAGATGGTTCTGTGAGAATTTGTGGTGACTATCACCTGACAGTCAACCGTGCGGCTAAGCCTGACACTTACCCACTCCCTAGAATTGATGACATTTTTGCTTCACTGTCTGGTGGTAAAACATTCAGCAAATTAGATCTGGCTAATGCTTATCAACAGATTCCCTTGGAGCAAAAGTCAAAGCAGTTGGTAACAATTAACACTCATAaaggtttgtattgttataacaGATTCCCATTTGGTATTTCTGCAGCTCCTTCAATCTTCCAGCATACAATGGAGAATGTCTTGCAGGGCATCCCAAATACCTGCATTTATTTGGATGATCTGTTGGTGACGGGTGACACACAAGAAAGCCACCTTGCTAATCTGGAAGCTGTTTTGTCCAAGTTGCAAACTGCAGGCCTTCGTTTGAAACGCAGCAAGTGTACCTTCATGATGCCATCTGTCGAGTACCTGGGTCACCAGATATCAACCAAAGGAATACAGCCCACTGAAGACAAAGTTAGGGCCATAAAAGACGCTCCTGTACCTACTGATGTGACACAGCTACAGTCATTTGTGGGGAGAGTGAACTATTATGGTAAATTTTTGCCAAATTTATCATCAGCGCTAGCTCCCttgtatattttactacagaaaAGTTCCAAATGGAAATGGGGAGCTCAGCAAGACAAAGCTTTTTCTGCAGTCAAATCTCAACTAACCTCTGAGTGTTTGTTGACTCATTTTGATCCCCAGAAGCCACTTACCTTAGCCTGCTACGCCTCTCCCTATGGAGTTGGTGCAGTGCTATCACACAGACTAGATGATGGCAGTGAGCGACCAATAGCTTTTGCATCCAGATCCTTATCTCCAGCAGAAAAGGGGTATGCTCAATTAGACAAAGAAGCTCTAGCTATTGTTTTTGGTGTCACAAAGTTTcatgtgtacttgtatggtCATTCTTTCACAATTTATTCAGACCACAAACCACTACAGTACCTTTTCAATCCTAGTAAAGCTATTTCAGCTATGGCTTCTGCTAGAGTTCAGCGTTGGGCATTACTTCTCAGTTCATACCAGTACACAGTCTCTTACAAACCAGGATCTCAGATGGCTAATGCAGATGTCCTTAGTAGATTACCTTTGCCAGAGATGCCTGAATCAGTTCCTGCTCTGGGAGAAACTGTTCTTCTAATGCAAAGCTTACAAGCTCCAATAACATTTAACCAGTTGAAACAGTGGACCACACAAGATCCAATCCTTTCCAAGGTGCACACACTGCTACTTCAGGGATGGCAGTATTCTAATGATCCTAATCTGAAACCCTATCAAGTGAGACACAATGAACTGACTGTATGTGATGGGTGTGTTATGTGGGGGAGTCGTGTTGTTGTTCCACAAGCAGGACGCAAGAGTGTAATGGAGCAGTTACATGATGGCCATCCAGGTACATCAAGAATGAAAAGTCTGGCTAGAAACTTTGTTTGGTGGCCCCAGATGGATGATGACATTGCTGACAGAGTGAAATCATGTAACCAATGCCAGCTGACTCGCCATGCTCCACAACCTGCCCCCTTACATCCCTGGGAATGGCCTGATCGCCCTTGGACTCGACTCCACATTGACTATGCTGGACCCTACCTTGAGAAAtggtttttgattgtggttgaCGCCCACTCCAAGTGGCTGGAAGTCAAAATAGTAAAGAGTGCTACTACTGCTAATACAACTGATCATTTACGCTCCTTGTTTGCAACACACGGGCTGCCAGAGATGATTGTGAGTGACAATGGTTCTGTTTTTACTAATGTTGAATTCCAGGATTTCTGCTCTAAGAATGGCATTAAGCATGTCAAGAGTGCTCCATACCACCCAGCTAGCAATGGTTTGGCGGAGAGAGCTGTGCAGACTTTTAAAGAAGCCATGAAGCGAGCAGATCCTCGAGAATCTTTGTCAACCCGTGTATCTAGATTTCTGTTTAAGTACCGTATGACACCTCACTCAACTACTGGGATATCTCCTGCTGAACTGTTACTAGAACGCCGTCCACGTTCACATTTTGATTTTATGTTACCTAACCTGGCAAGCAAaatcagaagtaaacagctcgCCCAGAAAGTGCAGCATGACAAGAAGAGCAAGCCTCGAACTTTGAAGATTGGCTCTAATGTTTTAGTACGTAACTTCTCAACAGGGCCTGAGTGGTTGTTTGGTACAATTGTCAACACTAAGGGACCACTTTCCTACATAGTGAAGTTGTCAGATGGGCGTTATTTCAAACGTCACATTGATCACCTGAGGAAAACTGACATTACTGATCATTATGCTACTGTTCCTGATGTGATTGATGACTTTATTCCATTTCAATCAcccactactaccactactgcACAACAAGCCAATTCAGAGCTACCTACACCATTACGTCGATCTACGAGAGTCAGAACTGCTCCAGACAGATTGACCTACCCTCCCAAGTGATATGCAGTATCTTAAATGGGAAGGAATGTGACAGACTGTAGTAATTAGTGACATTCCTTAGTGATTAGATGCATTGTTTGTACAGACTTTCTTAATCTTATTCACATGTTTTTGTACTTAGTTAAATATATTCGTATGTTTTTGTGTAACCTGTTTTCCCTCCTTTGGTTTTGTAATTAATTGCCCTTGTACTTATTTTCTCATGTGTGTTTTGTACTGTTTAATTATCCATTGTTCTGTACCTGTGGTTTTATGGTTTtatttgtgtgtataaatactgTGTAGTAGTTGTACTTGTTCAGTTGTTGTATGCTGCTGTCTTAAAGTTAATAAAGTTATTGTCAAGTTACGACAGGGGTACATTTATATAATGATTTGATCATTTCCatttttccatttccactttccggtTCTGGTTTCCAATGGTCATTGTCAGTCACATGCTAGAAACCAAATGCAAACCAACCACACCAAATAAGGTACTCAATTAACTCCTACTACATACCTTTGTCATATGACCAGCACAAACAGTAAACATCATATAAAACTAACCAAGTTATACACTTGATCATCAGTTACTACTTTCATCCAATTCAGTCATATCAACTGTTATCAATTGCTAGTCACTTTACACTATGTTAGTACTAGTAGGTCTCCTTGTGTTATTGGGAACAACTTGTCTGCCTGGTGGAGCGAAAGCTAACAACAATGTTAGTAATAATTACTTTAGTGTGTAATTTATATGtttttgctgctgctgctgcttgctgctgctgcttgctgctgcaaCTTAATGTCATAGCACAGTAACTACATGAATGTTCCTATTCTCACCATCAGGTTCAGGAGGTACACACCATCCTACCCTACCATCAACTGATGACTCCAAAATGGATACATGATCATGCCATATTAACCACACCACATGCCCTTCATTCTCAATATATTGAGTTTCCCTCTGGTGTACAATTTGAACAAATGTTACGACAGCAACTGGTACCTCCTAATGTCCTATCATCTACTGATAGCGTTGCCATTACAATCACTATTGCTATGGATACTCAAGTTGCTAACAGTGGTGATCATGATCTACAAATAGGAATAAGTGATGGAGCTTCTTTTGTAGGATTTATAGTTCAAGATAAACATAATTATCCCAATACCTCACCATGTCGCCTTGAAGAAGCTGACATTAGTACTGGAATACTTCAGAATATTGCTGGAGGAAGTGGCCCACTAGTGGCTTCTCGACGTTACTCTGGTGAGATAAACATTCATATCAGACCAACAGAGAAATGGGGATCCTGTCACACAGAACATGATGAAGGATATACTAATATTGCTAACTATCAACGTCTCCTAGACCTCACCAAGGGATTGTATCTTGACATGTACCGCCATAGTCCTTTGGAAAAGTATCGTATTAAATACATTGTAGTAGATATCTACCTGGACTAGAACTATTATTGACTATATAGTGTGTAGTGTGGAACATGTAGAATTTGTTGTAGGAGAATAACCTTCTCTGTTACTTGTTGCATTGATCATTGAAAATACATATGCACAGTATATAGTATGTGAGTCCTCAATAACTCATAGATAGAATTTCATTTAAAATTTGTCTCATAAAAGTGTTGCTTTATCcagtaaaatattattatagtggATAGCTATCATTTTATAAATGGTGACTCCAAGATGAAGTCAGTTGTGCATACAAGCATTGATAAAAAGAGCCGCCACAAGTTTAACATATGGAAGGCACTGATACAAGTTCACAAATGATTATTAATGTTATTGTGCCCATGCAATTATAGTAAGAGAGTGCAAAAGATTTTTGACATTATTGGACAGGACCACTGGCAAGGAGGAATAGAGTGTGTCCAGACCAGATAtatatagaactttgcgtgggaggatcaaaacaAAAAAGTGTTCGTACAAGCAcaagtttttatttattttattaatgctgaaggtctgtagggcacctggtcctacagcctgctcaaagaccttagctacttagactttagctacttaaggtgtgtttgaaaagttgaagaaaggagaaaaaatctataactggacctaggtagcctcgaacctgcagccatcaagttacgctcaaacgcttacaagagtctaccaggtggtcaggatgttttctccttgttattttcatgtatttatattcataggaattctagagagtaactcattatctctaagtaccccaagtagaaccaaatggacactagtttatttataatactttacagcacaagtgctgaaggtctgtaggacacctggtcctacaacctgctcaaagactttagctacttagactttagctacttaaggtgtgtaaAGTGTTCTattatattgggcagttatggaacactttaatagaccacagttttatatcaggtagttatagaactgccaggtgtATTTTGCAGACTAATTCTattttgcaggctaatagcctactattagtgagtaatcactcattctggccagtacaactaaatcaaccaagccagtataggctgatagcctgtactgtgctggctgaccagtcagcccaaccagtaagaggagaaccactggatttaatttatagacac
This genomic interval from Dysidea avara chromosome 15, odDysAvar1.4, whole genome shotgun sequence contains the following:
- the LOC136245981 gene encoding uncharacterized protein → MLVLVGLLVLLGTTCLPGGAKANNNVQEVHTILPYHQLMTPKWIHDHAILTTPHALHSQYIEFPSGVQFEQMLRQQLVPPNVLSSTDSVAITITIAMDTQVANSGDHDLQIGISDGASFVGFIVQDKHNYPNTSPCRLEEADISTGILQNIAGGSGPLVASRRYSGEINIHIRPTEKWGSCHTEHDEGYTNIANYQRLLDLTKGLYLDMYRHSPLEKYRIKYIVVDIYLD